One region of Roseicitreum antarcticum genomic DNA includes:
- a CDS encoding ureidoglycolate lyase: protein MKAKIESRAVSRAAPLVRRLRLVSADATAFAPFGSFVTPPDQPGERAFYSDAFTGAPADSAAVVHVNNVVASELPLEVRRIERHAHAAQCFIPLDVAHYLVMVMPSDPAGDPDPDGAIAFELPGTTGVIYAPGVWHLGATVIGRNGHFVVTMWRGGAQADDEFRDIDPILLTC from the coding sequence ATGAAAGCAAAGATTGAAAGCCGCGCCGTATCGCGGGCCGCGCCTTTGGTCCGCCGCCTGAGGCTGGTGTCCGCCGATGCTACTGCTTTCGCGCCGTTCGGTAGTTTCGTCACGCCGCCAGATCAGCCGGGCGAGCGTGCCTTCTACAGCGATGCCTTCACCGGCGCGCCTGCCGATAGCGCCGCTGTAGTCCATGTAAACAACGTAGTCGCGTCGGAACTGCCGCTGGAAGTGCGCCGGATCGAGAGGCATGCGCATGCGGCGCAATGCTTTATCCCGCTCGACGTGGCGCATTACCTCGTAATGGTGATGCCGTCAGATCCGGCGGGCGATCCTGATCCTGACGGTGCCATTGCCTTTGAGCTGCCGGGCACGACCGGTGTGATCTATGCGCCGGGCGTCTGGCATCTGGGTGCCACGGTGATTGGCCGGAACGGCCATTTTGTTGTGACCATGTGGCGCGGTGGCGCGCAGGCTGACGATGAATTCCGCGATATCGACCCGATCCTGCTGACCTGCTGA
- a CDS encoding VOC family protein, which translates to MTVKSDNPNVKGIKHMAFAVRDAEAALAAYAKFLHVPATTEITHFAKSGNKVALFYLGGIEYQLCQSTEKGGRFDAWIEERNAEGLHHICYEVDDIDAALAHAQAQGADLRECKACKKTGSHAHPEGWVAFLDNDAGGIEIEFMQVYTPDQLKAWEEGGAEAV; encoded by the coding sequence ATGACCGTCAAATCTGACAATCCGAACGTCAAGGGTATCAAGCACATGGCCTTCGCCGTGCGCGACGCAGAAGCCGCCCTGGCCGCTTACGCAAAGTTTCTGCATGTCCCCGCGACGACAGAGATCACCCATTTCGCAAAATCGGGCAACAAGGTCGCGCTATTCTACCTTGGTGGCATCGAATACCAGCTTTGCCAGTCCACCGAGAAAGGCGGCCGGTTTGACGCCTGGATCGAGGAGCGGAACGCAGAAGGGCTGCATCACATTTGCTACGAGGTCGACGACATCGATGCGGCGCTGGCCCATGCGCAGGCACAGGGCGCCGATCTGCGCGAATGCAAGGCCTGCAAGAAAACCGGCAGCCATGCGCACCCCGAAGGCTGGGTCGCGTTCCTCGACAATGACGCGGGCGGCATCGAGATCGAGTTCATGCAGGTCTACACGCCCGATCAGCTCAAGGCCTGGGAAGAGGGCGGGGCGGAGGCAGTTTGA
- a CDS encoding polysaccharide deacetylase family protein, producing the protein MSAAGEGRARDLTGYGASPPEIRWPGGAGLAVNFVLNVEEGSEYSVGDGDGRSEGALTEVRASRVPEGHRDLAAESMYEYGARVGFWRLHRLFTGRGVPLTVFASAQALERCPDIAAAIAATDWDLCAHGWRWVEHYLIDPATEERHIAEAHKSLLRTVGRAPRGWYCRYSASEATRSLVQAHGGFDYDSDAYNDDLPYWTEGVHGPHLVIPYSMVTNDAKFLSGDVFSARDYADFLIDTFDVLLDEARDVPRMMSIGLHARVIGHPGRIAGLMRFMDHIAEKPGVWMCRRAEIADHWRAQMPPLGASS; encoded by the coding sequence GTGAGCGCGGCAGGGGAAGGGCGCGCGCGCGATCTGACGGGCTATGGTGCCAGTCCGCCCGAGATCCGCTGGCCGGGTGGCGCGGGATTGGCGGTGAACTTCGTCCTCAATGTTGAGGAAGGTTCCGAGTATTCCGTGGGTGATGGCGATGGGCGTTCTGAGGGTGCGCTGACTGAGGTGCGCGCGAGCCGTGTGCCAGAGGGCCACCGTGACCTTGCCGCTGAGAGCATGTATGAATATGGCGCGCGCGTTGGGTTCTGGCGTTTGCATCGCTTGTTTACTGGGCGTGGTGTACCGCTGACGGTTTTCGCAAGTGCGCAGGCGCTGGAGCGCTGTCCTGATATCGCCGCCGCCATCGCCGCGACTGACTGGGATCTCTGCGCCCATGGCTGGCGCTGGGTTGAGCATTACCTGATCGATCCGGCAACCGAAGAGCGTCATATCGCCGAGGCTCACAAGAGTCTTTTGCGCACTGTCGGGCGTGCGCCGCGCGGTTGGTATTGCCGCTATTCCGCATCCGAGGCGACGCGCAGCCTGGTTCAGGCTCACGGCGGGTTCGATTATGACAGCGATGCCTATAACGACGATCTGCCCTACTGGACCGAAGGGGTGCACGGGCCGCATCTGGTGATCCCCTATTCGATGGTCACCAATGACGCAAAGTTCCTCTCTGGCGACGTGTTCTCTGCGCGGGATTATGCGGATTTCCTGATCGACACGTTCGATGTGCTGCTGGATGAAGCGCGCGATGTGCCTCGGATGATGTCGATCGGCCTGCACGCCAGGGTGATCGGGCATCCGGGGCGGATCGCCGGGCTGATGCGGTTCATGGATCACATTGCCGAAAAACCGGGCGTCTGGATGTGCCGCCGTGCCGAGATCGCTGACCACTGGCGCGCGCAGATGCCGCCGCTGGGGGCAAGTTCATGA
- a CDS encoding succinylglutamate desuccinylase/aspartoacylase family protein — MATQANDSLTVGTATAKPGEAVRGVIPGPALAGGVQVAIPVTVINGAHAGPTFWVNAAIHGDEPEGPLACMLACARIDPGALRGAVVLVPCVNPLAFSAAERGNPLDTFAYDMNRFYPGKASGYFTERLADAHWQAMKDVADMEISIHSGGAHSFLDKAIFVDERPESVELAKAMGAGWGCIMSNFTKSGSPMAALNGAGKVGITVELGGRSYTSPERFRYVGEELAKSILNICFHYDMLDGQATYPDDATKGQQEALLAPASGIFLPEEGVKFLTMMKEGDRIARIVDIFGDEVGVLEAPADGMFFGLRALPNVNAGDWCCFFNKVEGPRD, encoded by the coding sequence ATGGCAACGCAAGCGAATGATAGCCTGACCGTTGGCACAGCGACTGCGAAACCGGGCGAGGCCGTGCGCGGCGTGATCCCCGGTCCGGCGCTGGCCGGTGGTGTCCAGGTAGCGATCCCCGTGACGGTCATCAACGGTGCTCATGCAGGGCCGACCTTCTGGGTCAACGCGGCGATCCACGGCGACGAGCCTGAGGGGCCGCTGGCCTGCATGCTCGCCTGCGCCCGCATCGACCCGGGCGCCTTGCGCGGCGCGGTGGTCCTCGTGCCCTGCGTCAATCCATTGGCTTTTTCGGCCGCAGAACGTGGCAATCCGCTCGACACTTTCGCCTATGACATGAACCGGTTCTATCCGGGCAAAGCCAGCGGCTATTTCACCGAACGTCTTGCGGACGCACATTGGCAGGCGATGAAAGACGTGGCCGATATGGAAATCTCGATCCATTCGGGCGGCGCGCATTCTTTCCTCGACAAGGCGATCTTCGTCGATGAACGCCCGGAAAGCGTGGAACTGGCAAAGGCGATGGGCGCGGGCTGGGGCTGCATCATGTCGAACTTCACCAAGTCAGGCAGCCCGATGGCGGCCCTGAACGGCGCGGGGAAGGTGGGGATCACCGTCGAACTGGGCGGACGGTCCTATACCTCGCCCGAGCGGTTCCGCTATGTGGGCGAGGAGCTGGCGAAGTCGATCCTGAACATATGCTTCCACTACGACATGCTGGATGGTCAAGCGACCTATCCCGATGATGCGACCAAAGGCCAGCAAGAGGCGCTGCTCGCACCTGCCTCGGGTATCTTTCTGCCCGAAGAGGGCGTGAAATTCCTGACCATGATGAAGGAAGGTGACCGCATTGCGCGGATCGTCGACATCTTCGGGGATGAGGTCGGCGTGCTTGAAGCGCCCGCTGACGGCATGTTCTTCGGGCTGCGCGCCTTGCCGAACGTAAATGCGGGCGACTGGTGCTGCTTTTTCAACAAGGTGGAGGGACCACGTGATTAG
- a CDS encoding Gfo/Idh/MocA family protein, giving the protein MTALRLIVVGLGARARTWLAVVQANPDVQIVALCDPDAAARARAAEDFPGVPVAAALADVTGVGADAALLCTPPGGRDALIEICCAHGLAILAEKPLADDVGTAARFVAMAERAGVHLIVGLNFRYLGVTRALRAVLDAGTYGTPEFGRFLYERWRDGRQPHLNRYPLTMVHPMLWEQSIHHFDLMRFVYGAEPEHVAAQTFNPSWSMYAGDANVSALFGFHGGLRVTYQGTWAAGIDRLDFDWRTDCSDGIVVQRDMFGDLAAGHRHDSSLTAIQLPPHEPWISDATGLLEMFVATCRGAPPTCTGRDHLQSLYMLEACILASARRAVVTIEEVRIRATAGA; this is encoded by the coding sequence ATGACAGCGTTGCGTCTGATCGTTGTGGGGCTGGGTGCGCGGGCGCGGACTTGGCTTGCCGTGGTGCAGGCAAACCCCGATGTCCAGATCGTGGCGCTGTGCGACCCCGATGCCGCCGCTCGCGCCCGTGCGGCAGAGGATTTTCCCGGTGTGCCGGTCGCTGCCGCGCTTGCCGATGTGACCGGCGTCGGCGCCGATGCTGCACTGCTCTGCACGCCCCCCGGCGGCCGTGACGCTCTGATTGAGATCTGCTGCGCTCATGGCCTCGCGATCCTTGCGGAGAAACCGCTTGCAGATGATGTTGGCACTGCCGCGCGTTTCGTTGCCATGGCTGAACGTGCGGGTGTGCATCTCATCGTGGGGCTGAACTTTCGCTATCTGGGCGTGACGCGCGCTTTGCGCGCGGTTCTTGACGCGGGCACCTATGGTACGCCGGAATTCGGGCGGTTCCTCTACGAACGCTGGCGCGATGGGCGGCAGCCGCATCTCAACCGTTATCCGCTGACGATGGTGCATCCGATGCTGTGGGAGCAGTCGATCCACCATTTCGATCTGATGCGCTTTGTCTACGGCGCCGAGCCAGAGCATGTCGCAGCGCAAACCTTCAACCCGTCATGGTCGATGTATGCGGGCGATGCCAATGTCTCGGCCCTGTTCGGCTTTCATGGCGGACTGCGTGTCACTTACCAAGGGACGTGGGCTGCGGGCATCGACCGTCTGGATTTTGATTGGCGTACTGATTGTTCGGACGGAATTGTGGTGCAGCGCGATATGTTCGGCGACCTTGCCGCCGGCCATCGCCACGACTCCAGCCTTACTGCAATACAATTGCCGCCACACGAGCCATGGATCAGTGATGCGACCGGGCTGCTGGAAATGTTTGTCGCCACCTGTCGGGGCGCGCCGCCCACCTGCACGGGGCGTGATCATCTGCAATCTCTCTACATGCTCGAAGCCTGCATTCTCGCCTCGGCCCGGCGCGCCGTCGTTACGATCGAGGAGGTCCGTATCCGCGCCACGGCAGGCGCATGA
- a CDS encoding NAD-dependent epimerase/dehydratase family protein codes for MSTGAILVTGAGGFVCSEIVCALRRAGHQVVATDRSFDAATRARLHDEHLIEAPLEEALASIGRLQAVIHGAALTADPQALGLTAAEHLRRNIGMAASTLATAREQGAARALFLSSMGVFAPHDGPVTAGRVTEATVPTGAIPYAAAKRAGEILTAAAADTQMDTLSLRLGNIAGPHEAIRDSRQHLSLIGRMIAQARATGQITLNGPEGLREWAWLPDLADAVVELLHAPWAGARVLHAGTPPVIGQRALADAIAVRMPGVRVVEPSDQTCGAARALRPPMGSDHDGPMRSVNWTAPDTILDRLIAAKVLT; via the coding sequence ATGAGTACTGGCGCGATCCTCGTCACGGGTGCGGGCGGTTTTGTCTGCTCGGAGATCGTATGCGCGCTTCGGCGCGCCGGGCATCAGGTAGTGGCGACCGATCGCAGTTTTGACGCGGCAACGCGCGCGCGGCTCCATGATGAGCACCTGATCGAAGCGCCGCTCGAAGAGGCGCTGGCAAGTATCGGTCGTTTGCAGGCAGTGATCCACGGCGCGGCGCTTACAGCAGATCCGCAGGCGCTTGGACTAACAGCGGCTGAACACTTGCGCCGCAACATCGGCATGGCCGCGTCGACGCTGGCGACGGCGCGTGAGCAGGGTGCAGCGCGTGCGCTGTTCCTCAGTTCGATGGGTGTTTTCGCGCCGCATGACGGGCCGGTTACGGCTGGCCGGGTAACCGAAGCGACGGTGCCGACGGGGGCCATTCCCTATGCGGCGGCAAAGCGCGCGGGTGAGATCCTCACTGCCGCCGCCGCCGATACACAGATGGACACGCTGTCGCTGCGGCTGGGCAACATCGCAGGCCCGCATGAGGCGATCCGTGACAGCCGCCAGCACCTGAGCCTGATCGGGCGGATGATCGCGCAAGCGCGCGCCACCGGGCAGATCACCCTGAATGGTCCCGAAGGTCTGCGCGAATGGGCCTGGTTGCCTGATCTGGCGGACGCTGTTGTCGAACTCTTGCATGCTCCTTGGGCCGGGGCGCGGGTGCTGCATGCAGGCACGCCGCCCGTGATCGGTCAACGCGCGTTGGCGGACGCGATTGCTGTGCGGATGCCCGGTGTGCGCGTTGTCGAACCATCGGACCAGACCTGCGGCGCCGCCCGCGCGCTCCGCCCGCCGATGGGCAGCGATCACGACGGTCCGATGCGGTCGGTCAACTGGACTGCGCCCGACACCATCCTCGACCGGCTCATCGCTGCGAAGGTGTTGACATGA